A window from Dermacentor albipictus isolate Rhodes 1998 colony chromosome 10, USDA_Dalb.pri_finalv2, whole genome shotgun sequence encodes these proteins:
- the LOC135911495 gene encoding achaete-scute homolog 1a-like, which yields MTLASSPSPAGFSTATERERAQAMSSYRMIRSTSSAHHHNHQHCKASEVLRFARRTPYHQPAISSGYSQAVARRNERERNRVRLVNMGFAALRQHVPNFTQNKKMSKVDTLRSAVDYIKALQELLERGASQQRHGGSERDTEDDDADETSYEGNPEQRQRHAVTSFEDTEGYYDFSHIGEDNASSPADVPTSTVSESSASALDCYGADDAELMDFCQPWLV from the coding sequence ATGACGCTGGCGAGTTCGCCTTCACCAGCCGGTTTCTCCACCGCGACAGAACGAGAAAGAGCGCAGGCCATGAGTTCGTACAGGATGATACGAAGCACATCGTCGGctcaccaccacaaccaccagcACTGCAAGGCGAGCGAGGTGCTGCGGTTCGCGCGGAGGACGCCCTACCACCAGCCGGCCATCTCTTCCGGCTACTCCCAGGCCGTGGCCCGAAGGAACGAACGCGAGCGCAACCGCGTTCGACTCGTCAACATGGGTTTCGCGGCGCTCAGGCAGCACGTGCCCAACTTCACGCAGAACAAGAAGATGAGCAAAGTGGACACGCTACGCTCGGCGGTGGACTACATCAAGGCGCTCCAGGAGCTCCTGGAGCGAGGTGCCAGCCAACAGAGGCACGGTGGTTCCGAGAGGGACACTGAAGACGACGACGCCGATGAGACTTCGTACGAAGGAAACCCTGAGCAACGGCAGCGGCACGCGGTCACTTCTTTCGAAGACACGGAAGGCTACTACGACTTCTCGCACATCGGAGAAGACAATGCTTCATCACCGGCGGACGTTCCAACCTCGACCGTGTCCGAGTCTTCGGCGAGTGCCTTGGACTGCTACGGTGCGGACGATGCGGAGCTCATGGACTTCTGTCAGCCGTGGCTTGTGTAA